One stretch of Acidimicrobiales bacterium DNA includes these proteins:
- a CDS encoding ABC transporter permease: protein MEQFLGFAIPGIPFGCTYALFAVGLVLTYQATGVFNFAFGAQAFAAAFVYTWATQIHHFPVAAAFVLTVLVMSPALGLLFDHFLFSRIPAQRNMAKVVTGLSLFVGIPALLPVVFGNQNLLNSPSVFWNIDTVYFTVFGTPINGAELTVMVVTGVALAGLVVMMRLTPLGLQMRGAVESRRLVQLDGVNARAVVAIAWVVSSILAGLSGVLLAPLFAQVQAIGFTTLMVAAVAAAAWAALRSLPVAAAVAILVGVLESVFQGYLPTSSWLYSAVLPAFPFIVLAVALLVVPGLRTLETDRDPLASVDPPPPPPLRTIRLPVMDRIIRVTWYAMLAAFIVSMLTWMPRTWENVFNSGLAFSTIFLSVTLITGMAGQLSLAQGTLAGVGAFAAAQVAHHLGLNMLLGGLIGALAAAAVAVVLALLSLRLAGLGLALMTLAGALFFDNAVFNQSGVSNGAQGLSISQDWVAPFHFFDPNGHQLFVLAMVALVLCVIVVNLVRKGTTGRFLAAMRGSETGAAGIGIDLSRQRITVFALAGVIAGIGGTVFTIQQQVANAEQWNYELSVAFVVIVVTTGVSTVEGAIQGGMGFVVTQQLLTYLPGRFGGSSLVFVGFAFGALTYAAHPEGVLEYQKARATLKWQKRIFERRGPPMAPPTERVPVLADG, encoded by the coding sequence TCCTGACCGTGCTGGTGATGTCCCCGGCCCTGGGCCTCCTGTTCGACCACTTCCTGTTCTCCCGGATCCCGGCCCAGAGGAACATGGCCAAGGTGGTGACCGGCCTGAGCCTGTTCGTGGGCATCCCGGCCCTGCTTCCGGTCGTGTTCGGCAACCAGAACCTGCTCAACTCCCCGAGCGTCTTCTGGAACATCGACACCGTGTACTTCACGGTGTTCGGCACCCCGATCAACGGCGCCGAGCTCACCGTGATGGTGGTCACGGGGGTGGCCCTGGCCGGCCTGGTCGTGATGATGCGGCTCACCCCCCTGGGACTGCAGATGCGGGGGGCGGTGGAGAGCCGCCGGCTGGTGCAGCTCGACGGGGTGAACGCGCGCGCCGTGGTGGCCATCGCGTGGGTGGTCTCGAGCATCCTCGCCGGCCTGTCCGGCGTCCTGCTGGCCCCGCTGTTCGCCCAGGTACAGGCGATCGGCTTCACCACCCTGATGGTGGCGGCGGTGGCAGCGGCGGCCTGGGCGGCGCTGCGGTCGCTTCCCGTGGCGGCAGCGGTGGCCATCCTCGTCGGGGTGCTGGAGTCGGTCTTCCAGGGCTACCTGCCGACTTCGTCGTGGCTCTACTCGGCGGTGCTGCCGGCCTTCCCGTTCATCGTGCTGGCGGTGGCCCTGCTCGTGGTGCCCGGCCTGCGCACCCTCGAGACGGACCGTGACCCGCTGGCGTCGGTCGACCCCCCGCCCCCTCCGCCCCTGCGCACCATCCGGCTGCCGGTGATGGACCGCATCATCCGGGTCACGTGGTACGCCATGCTGGCCGCCTTCATCGTCTCGATGCTGACGTGGATGCCCCGGACTTGGGAGAACGTCTTCAACTCCGGACTGGCGTTCTCGACGATCTTCCTGTCGGTGACCCTGATCACCGGGATGGCCGGCCAGCTCTCGCTGGCCCAGGGGACGCTGGCGGGGGTCGGGGCGTTCGCCGCCGCCCAGGTGGCCCACCACCTCGGGCTCAACATGCTCCTCGGGGGCCTGATCGGGGCCCTGGCCGCGGCGGCGGTGGCGGTGGTCCTGGCGCTGCTGTCGCTCCGCCTGGCCGGCCTGGGCCTGGCGCTGATGACCCTGGCCGGGGCCCTGTTCTTCGACAATGCGGTGTTCAACCAGTCGGGCGTCAGCAACGGGGCCCAGGGTCTGTCGATCAGCCAGGACTGGGTGGCGCCGTTCCACTTCTTCGACCCCAACGGGCACCAGCTGTTCGTGCTGGCGATGGTTGCCCTGGTCCTCTGCGTCATCGTCGTCAACCTGGTGCGCAAAGGGACCACCGGGCGCTTCCTGGCCGCCATGCGCGGGAGCGAGACCGGGGCCGCCGGCATCGGCATCGACCTCTCCCGCCAGCGGATCACCGTGTTCGCCCTGGCCGGGGTGATCGCCGGCATCGGCGGGACGGTGTTCACCATCCAGCAGCAGGTGGCCAACGCCGAGCAGTGGAACTACGAGCTGTCGGTGGCGTTCGTGGTGATCGTGGTCACCACCGGCGTGAGCACGGTGGAGGGCGCCATCCAGGGTGGGATGGGCTTCGTGGTCACCCAGCAGCTCCTCACCTACCTGCCCGGCCGCTTCGGCGGCTCGAGCCTGGTGTTCGTGGGATTCGCCTTTGGGGCCCTCACCTACGCCGCCCACCCCGAGGGCGTGCTCGAGTACCAGAAGGCCCGCGCGACCCTCAAGTGGCAGAAGCGGATCTTCGAGCGTCGGGGACCGCCGATGGCGCCTCCAACCGAGAGGGTGCCGGTGCTGGCCGATGGGTGA
- a CDS encoding ABC transporter ATP-binding protein yields MGETLLAVENLTKSFGGVAAVSQVDLRVDAGETVALIGPNGAGKTTLFNCVCGQLTPDEGAVVFNGETIHDLPTFRRARLGIGRTYQRIEVFPELSVRDHLLVAERARGGQGRLWKDLLNRSRPDRDEMSRVYSVLDLVGLADLADTLVAALGLGLCRVVELARALVMDPELLLADEPSSGLDIHETRQLAEVLRAIQGQRGMAVLLVEHNLALVDQVADRVVVMDLGRVVAEGTFGEVMEDPAVRSAYLGVKA; encoded by the coding sequence ATGGGTGAGACCCTGCTGGCCGTCGAGAACCTGACCAAGTCCTTCGGGGGGGTGGCGGCGGTCTCCCAGGTGGACCTGCGCGTGGACGCCGGGGAGACGGTGGCCCTGATCGGACCCAACGGGGCCGGCAAGACCACGCTGTTCAACTGCGTGTGCGGGCAGCTGACCCCGGACGAGGGCGCGGTCGTGTTCAACGGGGAGACCATCCACGATCTCCCGACGTTCCGGCGGGCCCGCCTCGGGATCGGCCGCACCTATCAGCGCATCGAGGTGTTCCCGGAGCTCTCGGTGCGCGACCACCTGCTGGTGGCGGAACGGGCGCGGGGCGGGCAGGGCCGGCTGTGGAAGGACCTGCTCAACCGGAGCCGGCCCGACCGCGACGAGATGTCCCGGGTCTACTCCGTGCTCGACCTGGTGGGGCTGGCCGACCTGGCCGACACCCTCGTCGCCGCCCTCGGTCTCGGCCTGTGCCGGGTCGTGGAGCTGGCCCGGGCCCTGGTCATGGACCCCGAGCTGCTCCTGGCCGACGAGCCCTCGTCCGGCCTCGACATCCACGAGACCCGCCAGCTGGCCGAGGTGCTGCGCGCCATCCAGGGCCAGCGGGGGATGGCCGTGCTCCTGGTCGAGCACAACCTGGCCCTGGTCGACCAGGTCGCCGACCGGGTGGTGGTCATGGACCTGGGCCGGGTCGTGGCCGAGGGGACGTTCGGCGAGGTGATGGAGGACCCGGCGGTGCGCTCCGCCTACCTCGGGGTGAAGGCGTGA
- a CDS encoding ABC transporter ATP-binding protein codes for MTAPALEVDSLSAAYGPYRALFGVTFSVPPGGVVALLGSNGAGKSTVARVVTGLLRATAGRVSVRGVDVTNQAPYKLAREGVAHVVEGRAVFAQLTVEENLTLAFRQRAGRARLAESLERAYQAFPALADRRRQRGGTLSGGEQRMLSLAKVMVVPPRLLVADELSLGLAPAVVDKVYESLRLIHASGTALLIVEQHVDRVLELASGAVVLEHGAVAFDGPADQALAAVEAVLAARHEVAVTGAAEG; via the coding sequence GTGACCGCCCCCGCCCTCGAGGTCGACTCGCTCAGCGCCGCCTACGGCCCCTACCGGGCCCTGTTCGGCGTGACCTTCTCGGTCCCGCCGGGCGGGGTCGTGGCCCTGCTGGGCTCCAACGGGGCCGGCAAGTCGACCGTGGCGCGGGTCGTGACCGGGCTCCTGCGCGCCACCGCCGGCCGGGTGTCGGTGCGGGGCGTCGACGTCACCAACCAGGCGCCCTACAAGCTGGCGCGTGAAGGAGTTGCGCACGTGGTGGAGGGGCGGGCCGTCTTCGCCCAGCTGACCGTGGAGGAGAACCTCACCCTGGCCTTCCGGCAGCGGGCCGGGCGGGCGCGGCTGGCCGAGTCGCTCGAGCGGGCCTACCAGGCGTTCCCGGCCCTCGCCGACCGCCGGCGGCAGCGGGGGGGCACCCTGTCGGGAGGCGAGCAGCGGATGCTCTCGCTGGCCAAGGTCATGGTGGTACCGCCCCGCCTGCTGGTGGCCGACGAGCTGTCGCTCGGGCTGGCGCCGGCGGTCGTCGACAAGGTCTACGAGAGCCTGCGGCTGATCCACGCCTCGGGCACCGCCCTGCTCATCGTCGAGCAGCACGTGGACCGGGTGCTCGAGCTGGCGTCGGGCGCCGTGGTGCTCGAGCACGGCGCGGTGGCCTTCGACGGGCCGGCCGACCAGGCCCTCGCCGCCGTCGAGGCGGTGCTGGCGGCCCGGCACGAGGTGGCCGTCACCGGCGCGGCCGAGGGCTGA
- a CDS encoding SDR family oxidoreductase, which translates to MDLGLAGAAVAVTGGTKGMGRAAAECFAADGARVAVLARGAAALDETAAALAALGSPDVAVVAVDVTDRAAVEGAFGEIRSRWGELNALVNTVGPGAGRLDELSDEQWEQTFALGTMAAVHCVRAALPLLRAAGWARVVNVSAHSIQRQSPMLVAYTASKAALTSISKNLARSLAPEGILVNTVSPGTIVTASFTENLKAVLDELGLDASDPHDVMRWIADTFHQPADLGRAGIPDEVGAVIAFLASRRNGYVTGANVNVDGGSDFV; encoded by the coding sequence GTGGACCTGGGGCTGGCCGGGGCCGCCGTGGCCGTGACGGGAGGGACCAAGGGCATGGGGCGGGCGGCGGCGGAGTGCTTCGCCGCCGACGGCGCCCGGGTGGCGGTGCTGGCACGGGGCGCGGCGGCCCTCGACGAGACGGCGGCGGCGCTGGCGGCGCTCGGGAGCCCCGACGTGGCGGTCGTGGCCGTCGACGTGACCGACCGGGCGGCGGTCGAGGGGGCCTTTGGCGAGATCCGGTCGCGATGGGGTGAGCTCAACGCCCTGGTCAACACCGTCGGGCCCGGAGCGGGCCGCCTCGACGAGTTGAGTGACGAGCAGTGGGAGCAGACCTTTGCCCTCGGGACCATGGCGGCCGTGCACTGCGTGCGTGCCGCCCTCCCCCTGTTGCGCGCAGCCGGGTGGGCGCGCGTCGTGAACGTGTCGGCCCACTCCATCCAGCGCCAGAGCCCGATGCTGGTCGCCTACACGGCGTCGAAGGCCGCTCTGACGAGCATCTCCAAGAACCTGGCCCGGTCCCTGGCCCCGGAGGGCATCCTCGTCAACACCGTTAGCCCCGGGACCATCGTCACCGCCAGCTTCACCGAGAACCTGAAGGCGGTCCTCGACGAGCTCGGTCTCGACGCCTCCGACCCCCACGACGTCATGCGCTGGATAGCCGACACCTTCCACCAGCCCGCCGACCTGGGCCGGGCCGGGATCCCCGACGAGGTCGGGGCGGTGATCGCCTTCCTGGCGTCGCGGCGGAACGGCTACGTCACGGGGGCCAACGTCAACGTCGACGGGGGTTCGGACTTCGTCTGA
- a CDS encoding EAL domain-containing protein, with product MRVLAAAAVAGHPLWHYAGFLIAPLMAALALRRPAPATVLGGSLVSSLGPTARSWWGSARSADRRRQALATASALVAGIHISVCPEHFQEATAYGVFFALLATFQLAWGAVVLARPTRTVLVFGAAVNAATVGLWLVSRTVGLPVGPETWSPEEFGRLDIAASAVELAVVAACVLLARALPRGRPLRWRPVAHRLRALLPQGTPLPEEVWAQRHRWISAVLWIHLPGIAIFALARSRPVWEAMLIPGLLAPFGIAAHTLRGHRRVATVVTAVGLLTCSAELVWLSAGATEMHFHYFVMVGIITLYQDWWPFLVAIGYVVLQHGLAGVLAPSVVFDHQSAIDDPWKWAAIHGVFVLAMSGAGMASWRLNEAFLRSVKDGEDDLRRTLSLLSATLDATADGILVVDSEGRITSYNRRFAELWGIPDTVLATRDDDQALSFVLRQLSDPESFIGKVRELYAQPEESSHDVLRFRDGRTVDRFSTPQRVDGAIAGRVWSFRDVTEQRRLEQELAHQAFHDSLTGLANQALFRDRVNHSLARLSRRGGPLAVLFLDLDGFKNINDSLGHTAGDELLTSMAERVQGCLRITDTAARLGGDEFAVLLEDLTSEHEATVVAQRIISALLRPFRPAGREVVIGASIGIAFGSVGISGDQLLRNADLAMYTAKRHHRGGYQIFRSDMHTRALERLELEVDLRRGLGRDELDVAYQPIVTADGSVIAGVEALVRWRHPTRGVLAPGSFITLAEETGLIREIGRQVLNRACRQTREWQGAGLGVDELAVSVNISPGQLYHDEIVDEVREALESSGLAPACLTLEITETGMMTDSERAIRKLHELKALGVRLAVDDFGTGYSSLSYLDRFPVDILKIDRSFVAPIGDGEGESSLASAIVSLARTMRLTAVAEGVETRQQAEVLAGLGCDYAQGYYFSRPVDAPDLRALLESRRAEDITVVGGPGA from the coding sequence ATGAGGGTGCTCGCCGCCGCCGCCGTGGCCGGGCACCCGCTCTGGCATTACGCCGGCTTCCTGATCGCCCCGCTGATGGCCGCCCTGGCCCTGCGCCGGCCCGCTCCGGCCACCGTCCTCGGCGGCTCTCTGGTGTCCAGCCTGGGCCCCACCGCCCGGAGCTGGTGGGGCAGCGCCCGCTCCGCCGACCGGAGGCGGCAGGCCCTGGCAACCGCCTCGGCGCTCGTGGCCGGCATCCACATCTCGGTGTGTCCCGAGCACTTCCAGGAGGCGACCGCCTACGGCGTCTTCTTTGCCCTGCTGGCCACGTTCCAGCTGGCGTGGGGAGCGGTCGTGCTGGCCCGTCCGACCCGGACGGTCCTTGTCTTCGGGGCCGCCGTCAATGCCGCCACCGTCGGGTTGTGGCTGGTCTCGCGAACCGTGGGGCTGCCGGTCGGGCCCGAGACCTGGTCACCCGAGGAGTTCGGCCGCCTCGACATTGCGGCGTCCGCCGTCGAGCTGGCCGTGGTCGCCGCGTGCGTGCTCCTCGCCCGCGCCCTGCCCCGGGGCCGGCCCCTCCGGTGGCGCCCCGTCGCCCACCGCCTGCGTGCGCTCCTCCCCCAGGGGACCCCCCTGCCCGAGGAGGTCTGGGCCCAGCGCCACCGCTGGATCAGCGCCGTGCTGTGGATCCACCTGCCCGGGATCGCCATCTTTGCCCTGGCGCGGAGCCGCCCGGTGTGGGAGGCGATGCTGATCCCGGGCCTCCTGGCGCCGTTCGGGATAGCCGCCCACACCCTCCGGGGTCACCGGCGGGTGGCCACCGTGGTCACCGCCGTGGGCCTGTTGACCTGCTCCGCCGAGCTGGTGTGGCTGTCGGCCGGCGCCACCGAGATGCACTTCCACTACTTCGTGATGGTCGGCATCATCACGCTGTACCAGGACTGGTGGCCGTTCCTGGTCGCCATCGGCTACGTCGTCCTGCAGCACGGCCTGGCGGGAGTCCTGGCGCCGTCGGTGGTGTTCGACCACCAGTCGGCCATCGACGACCCCTGGAAGTGGGCGGCCATCCACGGCGTGTTCGTGCTGGCGATGAGCGGGGCCGGCATGGCCTCGTGGCGGCTGAACGAGGCCTTCCTCCGCAGCGTGAAGGACGGGGAGGACGACCTGCGTCGCACCCTCTCGCTGCTCTCCGCCACTCTCGACGCCACCGCCGACGGCATCTTGGTCGTCGACAGCGAGGGGCGGATCACCAGCTACAACCGCCGCTTCGCCGAGCTGTGGGGCATCCCTGACACGGTGCTCGCCACCCGGGACGACGACCAGGCCCTGTCCTTCGTCCTGCGTCAGCTGTCGGACCCGGAGTCGTTCATCGGCAAGGTCCGGGAGCTGTACGCCCAACCCGAGGAGTCGAGCCACGACGTGCTCCGCTTCCGGGACGGCCGCACCGTCGACCGCTTCTCCACCCCGCAGCGGGTGGACGGCGCCATCGCCGGGCGGGTCTGGAGCTTCCGGGACGTGACCGAGCAGCGCCGCCTGGAGCAGGAGCTGGCCCACCAGGCCTTCCACGACTCCCTGACCGGGCTGGCCAACCAGGCGCTGTTCCGCGACCGCGTCAACCACTCGCTGGCCCGGCTCAGCCGCCGCGGTGGCCCCCTGGCCGTCCTCTTCCTCGACCTCGACGGCTTCAAGAACATCAACGACAGCCTGGGCCACACCGCCGGGGACGAGCTGCTCACGAGCATGGCCGAGCGGGTCCAGGGCTGCCTCCGGATCACCGACACCGCCGCCCGGCTCGGGGGGGACGAGTTTGCCGTGCTGCTCGAGGACCTCACCAGCGAGCACGAGGCCACCGTCGTGGCGCAGCGGATCATCTCGGCCCTGCTCCGCCCGTTCCGGCCCGCGGGCCGGGAGGTCGTGATCGGCGCCAGCATCGGGATCGCCTTCGGGTCGGTCGGGATCAGCGGGGACCAGCTGCTCCGCAACGCCGACCTGGCCATGTACACCGCCAAGCGTCACCACCGCGGCGGCTACCAGATCTTCCGCTCGGACATGCACACCCGGGCGCTCGAGCGTCTTGAGCTCGAGGTCGACCTGCGGCGGGGCCTGGGCCGCGACGAGCTGGACGTCGCCTACCAGCCGATCGTCACCGCCGACGGCTCGGTGATCGCGGGGGTGGAGGCCCTGGTGCGCTGGCGCCACCCGACGCGCGGCGTCCTTGCGCCGGGCAGCTTCATCACCCTGGCGGAGGAGACCGGGCTCATCCGCGAGATCGGGCGCCAGGTGCTCAACCGGGCCTGCCGGCAGACCCGGGAGTGGCAGGGGGCCGGCCTCGGGGTCGACGAGCTGGCGGTCAGCGTCAACATCTCCCCCGGCCAGCTGTACCACGACGAGATCGTGGACGAGGTGCGGGAGGCGCTCGAGTCCTCCGGGCTGGCGCCGGCGTGCCTCACCCTCGAGATCACCGAGACGGGGATGATGACCGACAGCGAGCGCGCCATCCGCAAGCTGCACGAGCTCAAGGCCCTCGGGGTGCGGCTGGCCGTCGACGATTTCGGCACCGGCTACTCGTCGCTCAGCTACCTGGATCGCTTCCCCGTCGACATCTTGAAGATCGACCGGTCGTTCGTGGCCCCCATCGGCGACGGGGAAGGCGAGTCGTCGCTCGCCAGCGCCATCGTCTCGCTGGCCCGGACCATGCGCCTGACGGCGGTGGCCGAGGGGGTCGAGACCCGCCAGCAGGCCGAGGTCCTGGCCGGCCTGGGCTGCGACTACGCCCAGGGCTACTACTTCTCCCGGCCCGTCGACGCCCCCGACCTGCGGGCCCTGCTCGAGTCCCGCCGGGCGGAGGACATCACGGTCGTGGGCGGGCCGGGGGCCTGA
- a CDS encoding ABC-F family ATP-binding cassette domain-containing protein: protein MVLADVSVTVGPEARTGVVGPNGVGKTTLLRILAGLDRPDAGTVELAPPDATVGYLAQEPDRRLDEAVLAHLRRRTGIAAADAELEAAADALARGAEGASDRYATALHRWTALGAADLDARIETVTAELGLPPRVLELPTAALSGGEAARVSLAAVLLSRFDVILLDEPTNDLDFSGLDQLEAFVVGRGGVLVVSHDRAFLERTITSVLEIDEHSRTSRLFRGGWSAYLEERARARAQAEEAHAVYRQERRRLLDRARRERDWATTGTRREKRAPRDNDKAQRDFRINRTEKLASRSRMTERALERMDVVDKPWEGWDLRFSIDEAPRSGAVVARLDGAVMERGRFRLGPVDLEVRWGDRLAVVGPNGSGKTTLVKALLGLLPLTGGSRYLGPSVAVGELGQDRLGFPPDRPVLDGFLSRSGLTVPEGRSLLAKFGLGASHVARPAGSLSPGERTRLELAVFQAAGVNLLVLDEPTNHLDLAAIEQLEEALAGYGGTLILVSHDRWLLEAVDTTHRLELTPVGSGQEAATPAP, encoded by the coding sequence GTGGTCCTGGCCGACGTCTCCGTCACCGTCGGGCCCGAGGCCCGCACCGGGGTCGTGGGCCCCAACGGGGTGGGCAAGACCACCCTCCTGCGGATACTGGCCGGGCTCGACCGCCCCGACGCGGGCACCGTCGAGCTGGCTCCGCCCGACGCCACCGTGGGCTACCTGGCCCAGGAGCCGGACCGGCGCCTCGACGAGGCGGTGCTGGCCCACCTGCGCCGGCGCACGGGGATCGCCGCCGCCGACGCCGAGCTCGAGGCGGCCGCCGACGCCCTGGCCCGGGGCGCCGAGGGGGCCTCCGATCGCTACGCCACGGCCCTGCACCGCTGGACCGCCCTGGGCGCGGCCGACCTCGACGCCCGGATCGAGACCGTCACCGCCGAGCTCGGGCTGCCGCCCCGGGTGCTCGAGCTGCCGACGGCCGCCCTCTCGGGCGGGGAGGCGGCCCGGGTGTCGCTGGCGGCCGTCCTGCTGTCGCGCTTCGACGTCATCCTGCTCGACGAGCCCACCAACGACCTCGACTTCTCCGGCCTCGACCAGCTGGAGGCCTTCGTGGTCGGGCGGGGCGGCGTGCTCGTCGTCTCCCACGACCGGGCCTTCCTCGAGCGGACGATCACGTCCGTGCTGGAGATCGACGAGCACTCCCGCACCTCGCGGCTGTTCCGCGGCGGTTGGTCCGCCTACCTGGAGGAACGGGCCCGCGCCCGGGCCCAGGCCGAGGAGGCCCACGCCGTCTACCGGCAGGAGCGCCGCCGCCTCCTCGACCGGGCCCGTCGGGAGCGGGACTGGGCCACGACCGGGACCCGCCGGGAGAAGCGGGCGCCCCGCGACAACGACAAGGCGCAGAGGGACTTCCGGATCAACCGCACCGAGAAGCTGGCGTCCCGGTCGCGCATGACCGAGCGGGCCCTCGAGCGGATGGACGTCGTCGACAAGCCGTGGGAGGGATGGGACCTCCGGTTCTCGATCGACGAGGCGCCCCGCTCCGGCGCGGTGGTGGCGCGCCTGGACGGCGCCGTGATGGAACGGGGCCGGTTCCGGCTCGGCCCGGTCGACCTCGAGGTCCGCTGGGGTGACCGGCTGGCGGTGGTGGGGCCCAACGGGAGCGGCAAGACCACGCTCGTGAAGGCGCTGCTCGGCCTGCTGCCGCTGACCGGAGGCAGCCGCTACCTCGGTCCCAGCGTCGCCGTGGGCGAGCTGGGCCAGGACCGCCTCGGCTTCCCTCCCGACCGGCCCGTGCTCGACGGCTTCCTCTCCCGCTCGGGTCTCACCGTTCCCGAGGGGCGCTCCCTCCTCGCCAAGTTCGGTCTCGGCGCCTCACACGTGGCCCGCCCGGCCGGGTCGCTGTCCCCGGGGGAGCGCACCCGCCTCGAGCTGGCCGTGTTCCAGGCCGCCGGGGTGAACCTGCTCGTCCTCGACGAGCCGACCAACCATCTCGACCTGGCCGCCATCGAGCAGCTCGAGGAGGCGCTGGCCGGCTACGGCGGCACTCTGATCCTCGTGTCCCACGATCGTTGGCTGCTGGAGGCGGTGGACACCACCCACCGCCTCGAGCTGACACCGGTGGGCTCCGGTCAGGAGGCGGCCACGCCGGCGCCCTGA